The Halorientalis sp. IM1011 genome window below encodes:
- a CDS encoding DUF6114 domain-containing protein, which produces MPDGSELDGSDGVFTAADEDTDVETITFAEWRRARPFGGALLLVVGGLLVAWPSLQVVLSTRPFDSYPTASLGTVVGAGIVFVGVAVLLRPERARILGVAGLVLASLSFLIAFGGYLIGMLVASAGGILCFAWRPTPEYERLILDDESEEET; this is translated from the coding sequence ATGCCCGACGGCTCGGAACTCGATGGCTCCGACGGCGTTTTCACCGCCGCGGACGAGGACACCGACGTGGAGACGATCACGTTCGCCGAGTGGCGTCGTGCCCGGCCGTTCGGTGGCGCGCTCTTGCTCGTCGTCGGCGGGTTGCTCGTCGCCTGGCCGTCGCTCCAGGTCGTGTTGAGTACGCGACCGTTCGATTCGTATCCGACGGCCAGCCTCGGGACCGTCGTCGGCGCAGGCATCGTCTTCGTCGGCGTGGCGGTGCTGTTGCGACCCGAGCGAGCACGGATACTCGGCGTCGCGGGACTCGTCCTCGCGTCGCTGTCCTTCCTGATCGCCTTCGGCGGCTACCTGATCGGGATGCTCGTCGCGAGCGCCGGCGGCATTCTCTGTTTCGCCTGGCGACCGACGCCGGAGTACGAACGCCTGATTCTGGACGACGAGAGCGAAGAAGAGACGTAG
- a CDS encoding DUF2254 family protein yields the protein MVDSVGETYKELANSHWVWILISLFILGATTVFSISVGPELSNNIIIQLLTTLTTAVASVLAIVFSVLFISTQIASERYSPKFTSTFVNDPVVQLSFGLGIFCVISNIAILSAATQIYAALNISSGTLGHMIFWTIGGILAGLSIVFFSLLYPFIRLILIQTSPENMLSQYRRQYNVNQYLSESRQAEKISDHPMQPVYDFARNSIRREDFGAAVAATNALFGIPKDLISELDAGQDLDLEKTYQPVFYDFGQAIINRADSKGFDDAVVSVCDGITGIGTESLKSDNRELYQEAYLTAFSFFEEADGYSDKTQQSIIQCCSDLFSKSTQDKDLFVNIAPMFSNMVLDISGNNLSEKYKICLQGMVDTHNDLVLEEEKCEKEEDKERAIIGQKEKEPSWKSTDDGVFMLLDCTYLLMQITGEIMNSLEVEESPPGHIYECWESAIGSTDSNELEAHRYHLLRRYMELVVYTEINHDIGLSASSRISGIVEEHGLDGLAMEVCDLIVEDDRDISEFDDFRFLEDRIVDIWKPLPVGDYSDDFVEKVEEIKESL from the coding sequence ATGGTTGACAGCGTTGGGGAAACTTATAAGGAATTAGCAAATTCGCACTGGGTATGGATACTAATATCTCTATTCATACTGGGTGCCACTACTGTATTTAGTATTTCTGTCGGCCCAGAACTATCGAATAATATAATAATTCAATTACTAACTACACTCACTACCGCTGTCGCTTCCGTCCTTGCAATTGTATTCTCTGTATTATTCATTTCTACCCAGATTGCAAGTGAACGGTATTCTCCCAAGTTCACCAGTACATTCGTTAATGATCCTGTGGTGCAGTTGAGTTTTGGTCTCGGAATTTTCTGTGTTATATCGAATATCGCAATCCTATCTGCGGCCACTCAAATTTACGCGGCACTCAATATCTCTTCCGGAACTCTTGGACATATGATTTTCTGGACAATCGGTGGTATTTTAGCTGGACTCAGTATTGTATTCTTCAGTCTTCTTTATCCCTTTATCCGCCTGATATTGATACAAACTTCGCCGGAAAATATGCTATCTCAATACCGACGTCAATATAATGTGAATCAGTATCTGAGTGAATCGAGGCAGGCTGAGAAGATATCGGATCACCCAATGCAACCCGTCTATGACTTTGCTCGAAATTCTATTCGAAGAGAGGATTTTGGAGCAGCAGTTGCTGCAACGAATGCTCTATTTGGAATTCCGAAAGATTTGATTTCAGAATTAGACGCTGGACAAGATCTAGATCTGGAAAAGACCTACCAGCCCGTTTTTTATGATTTTGGCCAGGCAATCATTAATCGAGCTGATAGCAAAGGATTCGATGATGCTGTGGTCTCTGTTTGTGATGGAATTACGGGAATAGGGACTGAGTCATTAAAATCCGATAACAGAGAGTTGTATCAAGAGGCATACTTAACGGCGTTCTCATTCTTTGAGGAAGCAGATGGATACTCCGACAAAACTCAACAATCAATAATCCAGTGTTGTAGCGATTTGTTCTCAAAATCAACACAAGATAAAGATCTGTTCGTGAATATCGCACCAATGTTCTCTAATATGGTTTTAGACATCTCTGGTAACAATCTCTCTGAGAAGTATAAGATATGTCTTCAGGGTATGGTAGATACACATAATGACTTGGTTTTAGAGGAAGAAAAATGTGAAAAAGAAGAGGACAAAGAGAGAGCGATTATTGGCCAAAAAGAAAAAGAGCCGTCTTGGAAGTCTACTGATGATGGAGTTTTCATGCTATTGGATTGTACCTATTTATTAATGCAGATTACGGGGGAAATCATGAATTCTCTAGAGGTTGAAGAAAGTCCTCCGGGTCACATCTATGAGTGTTGGGAATCGGCTATCGGGAGTACAGATTCAAACGAATTAGAAGCACACCGGTACCACCTTTTGAGGAGGTACATGGAATTGGTCGTGTATACCGAGATAAATCACGACATCGGATTATCCGCTTCAAGCCGAATCTCAGGCATAGTAGAGGAACACGGGTTGGATGGACTGGCAATGGAGGTTTGTGATCTGATCGTCGAGGATGATAGGGATATTTCGGAATTTGATGATTTCAGATTCTTGGAGGACAGGATTGTTGATATCTGGAAACCATTACCCGTAGGTGACTATTCCGACGACTTCGTTGAAAAGGTCGAGGAAATAAAAGAGAGCCTATAA
- a CDS encoding ABC transporter ATP-binding protein, producing MTLAIRARNLRKEYENVRALDGLDLSVESGEFFGLLGPNGAGKTTFINILVGLANRTDGEAAVFGHDVAEEYQQARDAIGLAPQEYNVDRFFPIQEVLEHKAGYHGVPPGEATRRAEEALKTVGIYEKRDTRFDWLSGGMKRRFMLARALVSDPDLLILDEPTAGVDVQLRRDLWEVINRMNDSGTTILLTTHYIEEAERLCDRVAIMDEGRKVEEATPGELMDRGTDRIEIGLRSVPATAPELDVPDVHDARIEDGDLVVTAARGSSVVPDLLRRLEAAGYTVTEVDIERASLEEVFVDVTRTESEVEA from the coding sequence ATGACGCTCGCTATTCGCGCCCGAAATCTCCGAAAGGAGTACGAGAACGTTCGGGCACTGGACGGCCTCGACCTCTCGGTCGAGTCCGGGGAGTTTTTCGGTCTGCTCGGCCCCAACGGCGCGGGCAAGACCACGTTCATCAACATCCTCGTCGGCCTGGCCAACCGGACCGACGGCGAGGCGGCCGTGTTCGGCCACGACGTGGCCGAGGAGTACCAGCAGGCCCGCGACGCCATCGGACTGGCCCCCCAGGAGTACAACGTGGATCGGTTCTTCCCCATACAGGAAGTGCTGGAGCACAAGGCCGGCTACCACGGCGTCCCGCCGGGCGAGGCCACCCGCCGGGCCGAGGAGGCACTCAAGACCGTCGGCATCTACGAGAAACGCGACACGCGCTTCGACTGGCTGTCGGGCGGGATGAAGCGCCGGTTCATGCTCGCGCGAGCGCTGGTCTCCGATCCCGATCTCCTCATCCTCGACGAACCGACCGCCGGGGTCGACGTGCAGTTGCGTCGTGACCTCTGGGAGGTCATCAACCGCATGAACGACAGCGGGACCACCATCCTGCTGACCACCCATTACATCGAGGAGGCCGAGCGCCTCTGTGACCGCGTGGCTATCATGGACGAGGGGCGGAAAGTCGAGGAGGCCACACCGGGCGAACTGATGGACCGGGGGACCGACCGCATCGAGATCGGGCTCCGTTCGGTCCCGGCGACCGCACCCGAACTCGACGTGCCTGACGTGCACGACGCCCGGATCGAGGACGGCGACCTCGTGGTCACGGCCGCCCGTGGGAGTTCTGTCGTCCCCGACCTGCTCCGCCGGCTGGAGGCGGCGGGGTACACCGTCACCGAGGTCGACATCGAGCGGGCCTCGCTGGAAGAGGTGTTCGTCGACGTGACCCGCACGGAGAGCGAGGTCGAAGCATGA
- the tuf gene encoding translation elongation factor EF-1 subunit alpha translates to MSEERHQNLAIIGHVDHGKSTLVGRLLYETGSVPEHVIEQHKEEAEEKGKGGFEFAYVMDNLAEERERGVTIDIAHQEFSTDEYEFTIVDCPGHRDFVKNMITGASQADNAVLVVAADDGVQPQTREHVFLARTLGIDELIIGVNKMDLVDYEESRYREAVDEVTELLKQVQFNPDDAKFIPISAFEGDNVADDSDNTPWYDGPNLLEALNDLPEPSPPTDADLRLPIQDVYTISGIGTVPVGRVETGMLNTGDNVSFQPSDVSGEVKTIEMHHEEVPQAGPGDNVGFNVRGIGKDDIRRGDVCGPASDPPSVAETFQAQIVVMQHPSVITAGYTPVFHAHTAQVACTIESIDKKIDPSTGETAEEEPDFIQSGDAAVVTVRPQKPLSIEPSSEIEELGSFAIRDMGQTIAAGKVLSVEEPN, encoded by the coding sequence ATGAGCGAAGAACGCCACCAGAACCTGGCCATCATCGGCCACGTTGACCACGGAAAGAGTACGCTGGTCGGACGCCTCCTCTACGAGACGGGGAGCGTACCCGAGCACGTCATCGAACAGCACAAGGAAGAAGCAGAAGAGAAGGGCAAGGGCGGCTTCGAGTTCGCCTACGTCATGGACAACCTCGCCGAGGAGCGTGAGCGCGGGGTCACCATCGACATCGCCCACCAGGAGTTCAGCACGGACGAGTACGAGTTCACCATCGTCGACTGTCCGGGCCACCGTGACTTCGTGAAGAACATGATCACGGGCGCGAGCCAGGCCGACAACGCTGTGCTCGTCGTCGCGGCGGACGACGGCGTCCAGCCCCAGACACGCGAGCACGTCTTCCTGGCGCGCACCCTGGGTATCGACGAGCTCATCATCGGCGTCAACAAGATGGACCTCGTCGACTACGAGGAGAGTCGCTACCGAGAGGCCGTCGACGAAGTCACGGAACTGCTCAAGCAGGTCCAGTTCAACCCCGACGACGCCAAGTTCATCCCGATCTCGGCGTTCGAGGGCGACAACGTCGCCGACGACTCGGACAACACGCCGTGGTACGACGGCCCGAACCTGCTCGAGGCACTCAACGACCTGCCCGAGCCGTCGCCGCCGACGGACGCCGACCTCCGGCTCCCGATTCAGGACGTCTACACGATCTCCGGGATCGGTACCGTGCCGGTCGGCCGCGTCGAGACGGGGATGCTCAACACGGGCGACAACGTCAGCTTCCAGCCCTCCGACGTGAGCGGCGAGGTCAAGACCATCGAGATGCACCACGAAGAGGTGCCCCAGGCTGGCCCCGGTGACAACGTCGGGTTCAACGTCCGCGGCATCGGCAAGGACGACATCCGCCGTGGCGACGTCTGTGGCCCGGCCTCGGACCCGCCGAGCGTCGCCGAGACGTTCCAGGCACAGATCGTCGTGATGCAGCACCCGAGCGTGATCACCGCGGGCTACACCCCGGTCTTCCACGCTCACACGGCACAGGTCGCCTGTACCATCGAGTCCATCGACAAGAAGATCGACCCCTCGACCGGCGAGACGGCCGAGGAAGAGCCGGACTTCATCCAGTCGGGCGACGCGGCGGTCGTCACCGTCCGACCCCAGAAGCCCCTCAGCATCGAGCCCTCCTCGGAGATCGAGGAGCTCGGTTCCTTCGCCATCCGCGACATGGGCCAGACCATCGCGGCAGGCAAGGTCCTGAGTGTCGAAGAACCGAACTAA
- a CDS encoding winged helix-turn-helix domain-containing protein, producing MTRSPAKWMVPLDERILEILRSEGWSAPGYIAQKVSLFASIGRVRERCQMLADVELVEPLTEEKEHYEITGKGQRYLEGDLDATNLSTPSPQKALPRW from the coding sequence ATGACACGCAGCCCTGCGAAGTGGATGGTCCCGCTCGATGAACGAATCCTCGAAATCCTCCGGTCTGAAGGCTGGTCCGCACCTGGCTATATCGCCCAGAAAGTCTCCCTGTTCGCCTCCATTGGACGGGTCCGTGAGCGCTGTCAGATGCTCGCAGACGTGGAGCTAGTTGAACCACTGACGGAAGAGAAAGAGCACTACGAGATCACGGGAAAAGGACAGCGGTACTTAGAAGGTGATCTTGACGCTACGAATCTATCTACTCCATCTCCCCAGAAAGCACTTCCTCGTTGGTAG
- a CDS encoding homoserine dehydrogenase translates to MRLAIVGAGAVGRSVAELAGGYGHTVSALADSSSAAVDADGIDVAAALERKRDEGTVGTADPEDALEGEYDALVEATPTTLGDAQPGFGHVRTALERDRHVVLANKGPLAERYDELRDLEADSAGSIRFEAAVGGAIPVLSTVEDFGPDNIVAARGVLNGTANFVLTRMAAEGLDYEHVLAEAQDMGVAEADPSFDVEGTDAALKCVILANVLAQGERTYRLEDAEVEGITDVPGSALELAHEDGRTVRLVGEVSDEGVRVGPRLVPEHGDLAVGGTTNIVQLETDHAGRLNLSGRGAGGPETATAVLSDVGRLPDL, encoded by the coding sequence GTGAGACTCGCCATCGTCGGCGCGGGTGCCGTGGGGCGCTCGGTCGCGGAACTCGCGGGTGGGTACGGCCACACCGTCAGCGCGCTGGCGGACTCCTCGAGTGCCGCCGTCGACGCTGACGGGATCGACGTGGCGGCCGCGCTGGAGCGCAAACGCGACGAGGGGACCGTCGGGACCGCCGATCCCGAGGACGCCCTGGAGGGCGAGTACGACGCGCTGGTGGAAGCGACGCCGACGACGCTGGGCGACGCCCAGCCCGGGTTCGGCCACGTGCGGACGGCGCTCGAACGCGATCGCCACGTCGTGCTGGCCAACAAGGGGCCGCTCGCCGAGCGGTACGACGAGCTTCGCGACCTCGAAGCCGACAGTGCGGGTTCGATCCGGTTCGAGGCGGCCGTCGGCGGTGCGATTCCCGTGCTCTCGACGGTCGAGGACTTCGGGCCGGACAACATCGTCGCCGCGCGCGGGGTCCTCAACGGGACCGCCAACTTCGTCCTCACCCGGATGGCCGCCGAGGGGCTGGACTACGAACACGTCCTCGCGGAGGCTCAGGACATGGGTGTCGCCGAGGCCGACCCCTCCTTCGACGTGGAGGGGACCGACGCGGCGCTGAAGTGCGTGATCCTCGCGAACGTGCTCGCACAGGGCGAGCGGACCTACCGGCTGGAAGACGCCGAGGTCGAGGGAATCACGGACGTGCCCGGGAGCGCGCTGGAACTGGCTCACGAGGACGGCCGGACCGTCCGGCTCGTCGGCGAGGTCAGCGACGAGGGCGTGCGCGTCGGCCCGCGACTCGTCCCCGAACACGGCGATCTCGCGGTCGGCGGGACGACCAACATCGTCCAGCTGGAGACCGACCACGCGGGCCGGCTCAACCTCAGCGGCCGGGGCGCGGGCGGACCGGAGACCGCGACCGCCGTCCTCTCGGACGTGGGCCGACTGCCGGACCTGTGA
- a CDS encoding cytochrome P450 — translation MASDADQGERPAGGTDGATTPEQGADGSLPPYPPNCGPPKLHFVHQMRSPLAFAEQALATRDVVRLNELGGGDIFGLGHPDHAKRVLLTEREKFRKTEDFRIAFGEGLLTVEGEEWGRQRDVLQPLFTRDSVMGYADGMVETIRRRIDRWADGDRLELQAEFTDLALDVLFATVLGRELALDGDEVIRRSAEDLHGWFEPTSYFLPEWVPTPARRRFRAAKETIRAEADRLLDAKRGNAPTDPAEAEDLLSLLVGLREAGVADSAMLTDERLRDQMVTMIFAGHDTTTTTLTFSFWALANNPEIRERFHAEVDALDGPPTLDDLDALEVTERVVTETLRLYPPVHSLPRETTTDVTFDGYRIPADEMVLLALRHIHRDSRFFDDPETFRPSRWDGDLRSELHDFAYAPFGGGPRICIGRQFALLEAQLALATIGRQYDLHWLGENDAHGEPPVSPEMTLRMEPGQEFLVTER, via the coding sequence ATGGCATCCGATGCCGATCAGGGGGAGCGGCCGGCCGGTGGAACCGACGGCGCGACGACACCGGAGCAGGGGGCCGACGGGTCCCTGCCGCCGTATCCGCCCAACTGCGGGCCGCCGAAGTTGCACTTCGTCCACCAGATGCGGAGTCCGCTGGCGTTCGCCGAGCAGGCGCTGGCGACCCGAGACGTGGTTCGACTCAACGAACTGGGTGGCGGTGACATCTTCGGGCTCGGACACCCGGACCACGCCAAGCGAGTTCTGCTCACCGAGCGCGAGAAGTTTCGCAAGACCGAGGACTTCCGGATCGCCTTCGGCGAGGGCCTCCTGACCGTCGAGGGCGAGGAGTGGGGTCGCCAGCGGGACGTGTTACAGCCGCTGTTCACGCGCGATAGCGTGATGGGTTACGCCGACGGGATGGTCGAGACGATCCGGCGGCGGATCGACCGCTGGGCAGACGGCGACCGACTGGAGCTGCAGGCGGAGTTCACGGACCTGGCGCTGGACGTGCTGTTCGCGACGGTGCTGGGTCGGGAACTCGCCCTCGACGGGGACGAGGTGATCCGCCGGAGCGCCGAGGACCTCCACGGCTGGTTCGAGCCGACCTCCTACTTCTTGCCGGAGTGGGTACCCACACCCGCCCGGCGACGGTTCCGGGCGGCCAAGGAGACCATTCGTGCGGAAGCGGACCGGTTGCTCGACGCGAAGCGAGGGAACGCACCGACCGACCCCGCCGAGGCCGAGGACCTGCTCTCGCTGCTGGTGGGGTTGCGCGAGGCGGGGGTCGCCGATTCGGCGATGCTGACCGACGAACGGCTGCGCGACCAGATGGTGACGATGATCTTCGCCGGCCACGACACGACGACCACGACGCTCACCTTCAGTTTCTGGGCGCTGGCGAACAACCCCGAGATCCGCGAGCGGTTCCACGCGGAGGTCGACGCGCTCGACGGCCCGCCCACACTCGACGACCTGGACGCCCTCGAGGTGACCGAGCGCGTCGTCACGGAGACGCTCCGGCTCTATCCGCCGGTCCACTCGTTGCCCCGCGAGACGACGACCGACGTGACGTTCGATGGGTACCGGATCCCGGCCGACGAGATGGTGTTGCTCGCCCTGCGGCACATCCATCGGGACTCGCGCTTTTTCGACGACCCGGAGACGTTCCGCCCCTCGCGGTGGGACGGCGACCTCCGGTCGGAGCTCCACGACTTCGCGTACGCGCCGTTCGGCGGCGGGCCGCGCATCTGCATCGGCCGGCAGTTCGCCCTGCTGGAGGCGCAACTGGCGCTGGCGACTATCGGCAGGCAGTACGACCTCCACTGGCTCGGCGAGAACGACGCCCACGGTGAACCCCCGGTCTCGCCGGAGATGACCCTCCGGATGGAACCGGGACAGGAGTTCCTCGTGACCGAGCGCTGA
- the sepF gene encoding cell division protein SepF produces MGFMNKLLGESGSTRRTDDYVELDGVQAPEAQADTQMHIAKISEKQDVIDIKDAVYAGDIVVADITRHTTQDRTMEQITDELQQVARGVGGDIVQKDEDQIIITPRGVKISREKLGR; encoded by the coding sequence ATGGGCTTCATGAACAAACTCCTGGGTGAGTCGGGGTCGACGCGTCGTACCGACGACTACGTCGAACTCGACGGCGTCCAGGCGCCGGAGGCACAGGCCGACACGCAGATGCACATCGCCAAGATCAGCGAGAAGCAGGACGTCATCGACATCAAGGACGCGGTGTACGCCGGGGATATCGTCGTCGCCGACATCACGCGGCACACGACCCAGGACCGCACGATGGAGCAGATCACCGACGAACTCCAGCAGGTCGCCCGCGGCGTCGGCGGCGACATCGTCCAGAAAGACGAGGATCAGATCATCATCACGCCCCGCGGCGTGAAGATCAGCCGCGAGAAACTCGGTCGCTGA
- a CDS encoding RNA-binding protein: MQVKSRHHLRADAVDDLESALAAKLGVTMDADTHEKVELEGTDYDLVLVDDEPAVVYIEDESGEQEPFLTVRGANEYPPERNVVTVDAGAISFVSDGADVMRPGITEADSSIEAGDLIAIAEENHGKVLAVGRARTDGDDMAGDEGKVVDSIHHVGDDLYEFSV, from the coding sequence ATGCAGGTGAAATCACGGCACCACCTCCGCGCCGACGCGGTGGACGATCTGGAGTCGGCGCTGGCGGCGAAACTCGGCGTCACGATGGACGCCGACACCCACGAGAAGGTCGAACTCGAGGGGACCGACTACGACCTCGTACTGGTCGACGACGAACCCGCAGTCGTCTACATCGAGGACGAGAGCGGCGAGCAGGAACCGTTCCTGACTGTGCGGGGCGCGAACGAGTATCCGCCCGAACGCAACGTCGTCACCGTCGACGCGGGCGCCATCTCGTTCGTCAGCGACGGCGCGGACGTGATGCGCCCGGGGATCACCGAGGCCGATTCCAGTATCGAGGCCGGCGACCTGATCGCCATCGCCGAGGAGAACCACGGGAAGGTGCTGGCGGTCGGCCGCGCCCGAACCGACGGCGACGACATGGCCGGCGACGAGGGCAAAGTTGTCGACAGCATCCACCACGTCGGGGACGACCTGTACGAGTTCTCAGTCTGA
- the rpsJ gene encoding 30S ribosomal protein S10, with protein sequence MQQARVRLAGTSPEDLDDICDDVREIADKTGVKLSGPVPLPTKTLEVPSRKSPDGEGTATWEHWEMRVHKRLIDIDADERALRQLMRIQVPNDVSIEIVLED encoded by the coding sequence ATGCAACAGGCACGCGTTAGGCTCGCAGGCACGAGTCCCGAGGATCTGGACGACATCTGCGACGACGTTCGCGAGATCGCGGACAAGACCGGCGTCAAGCTCAGCGGTCCGGTGCCGCTGCCGACCAAGACGCTGGAAGTGCCCTCGCGGAAGTCCCCCGACGGTGAGGGGACCGCCACGTGGGAACACTGGGAGATGCGCGTCCACAAGCGGCTGATCGACATCGACGCCGACGAACGCGCGCTGCGGCAGCTGATGCGGATTCAGGTGCCCAACGACGTGTCCATCGAGATCGTCCTCGAGGACTGA
- a CDS encoding DUF3488 domain-containing protein has translation MVREDTTGGQGEATDSDPPSGDSGGLRARFDRWTAGRPTLGATLLALGSAVLAWRVLAQLSSVPLGRITPVGFAGGTAPFVAVVIGLFALARPDRARTAAGLGFGLVAFTFAGLLLSGVPFSHPELVFLGFVIGGVGAVICLAWDRDSTVRIERGPVFRTGRAALVCGLVLALAFTAAPAVSGDTFPEQSDEIDGFIVSQATLDAGMYSYQTDCDTDPSFAIGGEDCLNITVDSTSQEHIDRAARQQLDSTSVADVEINDFLIYENLYTDLRGGKNVYFELTASQAVASSETDNGRAIDVYISEFRSEHLEARLDLIEFPGTPGIKADTIDYWSCTPHNDSGFGTINDIRLGLDTNPRLTNGRDVSLLAHQLGSSETVLTDFKLKIGAELGNNSGVREPIPADADPTTAPDNCL, from the coding sequence ATGGTGCGTGAGGATACGACCGGCGGTCAGGGAGAAGCGACCGACAGTGACCCGCCGTCCGGAGACTCGGGCGGGCTTCGGGCCCGGTTCGATCGGTGGACTGCGGGCAGACCGACGCTCGGTGCGACGTTGCTGGCGCTCGGGAGCGCCGTCCTCGCATGGCGCGTCCTGGCCCAGTTGTCGTCGGTGCCGCTCGGCCGCATCACGCCGGTGGGATTCGCCGGCGGGACCGCGCCCTTCGTCGCCGTCGTCATCGGGTTGTTCGCCCTCGCCCGACCGGATAGAGCCCGGACCGCCGCCGGTCTCGGGTTCGGGCTGGTCGCGTTCACGTTCGCCGGCCTCCTGCTCTCGGGCGTCCCCTTCAGCCACCCGGAACTGGTGTTTCTGGGGTTCGTGATCGGTGGCGTCGGCGCGGTGATCTGTCTCGCCTGGGACCGCGACAGCACCGTTCGCATCGAGCGCGGTCCGGTGTTCCGTACCGGCCGTGCCGCGCTGGTCTGTGGGCTCGTCCTGGCGCTCGCCTTCACGGCCGCGCCGGCCGTCTCGGGTGACACGTTCCCGGAGCAGTCCGACGAGATCGACGGGTTCATCGTCAGTCAGGCGACGCTCGACGCCGGCATGTACAGCTACCAGACCGACTGTGACACCGATCCCAGCTTCGCCATCGGCGGCGAGGACTGTCTCAACATCACCGTCGACAGCACGAGTCAGGAACACATCGACCGGGCCGCGCGACAGCAACTCGACAGCACGAGCGTCGCCGACGTCGAGATCAACGACTTCCTGATCTACGAGAACCTCTACACCGACCTGCGTGGCGGCAAGAACGTCTACTTCGAGCTGACTGCCTCACAGGCCGTCGCGTCGAGTGAGACCGACAACGGCCGCGCAATCGACGTGTACATCTCGGAGTTCCGTTCGGAACACCTGGAGGCCCGACTGGACCTGATCGAGTTCCCCGGGACGCCAGGAATCAAGGCCGACACCATCGACTACTGGAGCTGTACGCCGCACAACGACAGCGGATTCGGGACGATCAACGACATCCGCCTCGGGCTGGACACCAACCCGCGACTGACCAACGGTCGGGACGTGTCGCTGCTGGCCCACCAGCTCGGCAGCTCCGAGACGGTACTGACCGACTTCAAGCTCAAGATCGGGGCCGAACTGGGTAACAACAGCGGCGTCCGCGAGCCGATCCCGGCCGACGCGGACCCGACCACCGCGCCCGACAACTGCCTGTGA
- a CDS encoding ABC transporter permease produces MNGDDGVGVASDGGYAGDQSAETGGGSVLDRLLPTGFRTLFHREVLRFVRRPRNTFLPPAITNVLYFSVFGVILGGRIDSFVLDGREIEYIAFILPGLIVLGAISNAFENSSFSIFHGRWNEYIHEVLTSPLPYHSMVLAYILSSALRGLVVGIIIGLIGLLFTSVPVARPLYLVAFMLVICLLFASFGVVGGLWARDFDYLTVLNQFILRPLVFFGGVFYSLDALEGIAYTVSLFNPMVYMVNGVRYGFFGAAELPPNESLAVLSALTLAVVALDVELFRRGYGLVD; encoded by the coding sequence ATGAACGGGGACGACGGCGTCGGCGTGGCGAGCGACGGCGGCTACGCGGGAGATCAGTCCGCTGAGACGGGCGGCGGGAGCGTGCTCGACCGCCTGCTCCCCACCGGCTTCCGGACGCTGTTCCACCGCGAGGTGTTGCGGTTCGTCCGCCGCCCGCGGAACACCTTCCTCCCGCCGGCGATCACGAACGTGCTCTACTTCTCGGTGTTCGGCGTCATCCTCGGGGGCCGGATCGACTCGTTCGTCCTCGATGGCCGGGAGATCGAGTACATCGCCTTCATCCTCCCCGGCCTGATCGTGCTGGGAGCCATCTCGAACGCCTTCGAGAACTCCTCCTTTTCCATCTTCCACGGCCGCTGGAACGAGTACATCCACGAGGTGCTGACTTCGCCGCTGCCCTACCACTCGATGGTGCTCGCCTACATCCTCTCGTCGGCGCTCCGCGGGCTCGTCGTCGGAATCATCATCGGACTGATCGGCCTGCTCTTTACCAGCGTGCCGGTCGCGCGCCCGCTGTATCTGGTGGCGTTCATGCTCGTGATCTGTTTGCTGTTCGCGAGTTTCGGCGTCGTCGGCGGGCTGTGGGCGCGGGACTTCGACTACCTCACGGTACTGAACCAGTTCATCCTCCGCCCGCTGGTCTTCTTCGGCGGCGTCTTCTACTCGCTGGACGCGCTGGAGGGGATCGCCTACACCGTCTCGCTGTTCAACCCGATGGTGTACATGGTCAACGGCGTGCGCTACGGCTTCTTCGGGGCGGCCGAACTCCCGCCCAACGAGTCGCTTGCCGTCCTCTCGGCGCTGACCCTCGCGGTCGTCGCCCTCGACGTGGAACTGTTCCGGCGTGGCTACGGCCTGGTCGACTGA